DNA sequence from the Actinomycetes bacterium genome:
GGTGACCGGCAACCACGGCGGTATCGAGTTGGCTCCGGCGGGGCGATCCACGCCTGCGCGAGCCGGCCGATCCGCAGCAGGTCCGCCAGCTCCCGCGCGTCCAACTGGTCGGTCTTGGCCCGCCGGTCCTGCATCGACGCGATCCCCCGAGGGTGCGCCAGATGCACGTCGAACCCGGCGTCGGACAAGGCATCCACCGCCCAGTACCACCCGTAGGTAGCCTCCACCGCGACCTCGGCGCCCTTCCCGGCCTTGCCGAC
Encoded proteins:
- a CDS encoding transposase; the protein is VGKAGKGAEVAVEATYGWYWAVDALSDAGFDVHLAHPRGIASMQDRRAKTDQLDARELADLLRIGRLAQAWIAPPEPTRYRRGCRSPVGADGRVGAAVHVDAIDAVVLR